ACGTTTTTTCGTCAGTTGAATAATATAGAAACGGAAGTGAAACTATGGGTCGTAAGTGGGCAAATATCGTCGCGAAAAAGACCGCAAAAGACGGCGCGAATAGTCGTGTTTATGCAAAATTTGGGATTGAAATCTACGCAGCAGCAAAATCAGGTGATCCTGATCCCCACGCTAACCAAAAATTACGTTTTGTTATCGAACGGGCGAAAACGTATAATGTGCCAAAACATATCATTGATCGTGCAATTGAAAAAGCAAAAGGTTCTGGCGATGAAAATTATCAAGAATTGCGCTATGAAGGATTTGGACCTAATGGCTCAATGGTAATTGTTGATGCATTAACAAATAATGTTAATAGAACTGCTGCTGATGTTCGAGCTGCCTTTGGCAAAAATGGTGGGAACATGGGAGTATCTGGCGCGGTTAGCTACATGTTTGATAATACGGCCATTTTTGGTTTTGTGGGTGAAGAT
The genomic region above belongs to Enterococcus saigonensis and contains:
- a CDS encoding YebC/PmpR family DNA-binding transcriptional regulator; the protein is MGRKWANIVAKKTAKDGANSRVYAKFGIEIYAAAKSGDPDPHANQKLRFVIERAKTYNVPKHIIDRAIEKAKGSGDENYQELRYEGFGPNGSMVIVDALTNNVNRTAADVRAAFGKNGGNMGVSGAVSYMFDNTAIFGFVGEDADEILEYLMENDIDVRDVTAEDDQIIVYGEPEDFNSIQEALKTRGITEFSVAEIQMIPQNEIKLTGEDLEKFEKMIDALDDLEDVQQIFHNVELDD